The sequence GGCGCAAAATCCGCGTAGTTGTCAATCGGATCGGTGGGCGCTGTGCCCTGCCGCTGGCGCACAAACCCTTCAATGGCGGCCTGCACCGGCCGACTTAAAGGCGCGGTGGCCGCGTGGTTCAGGTAGATCGTGTGGGCCGTGTGCGGAAAGTACCGGCGGGCGTCGGTCGGCGACATAAGCAAAGCAGCAGACGAAACAGACGAATGGTTCGCCTGCTGCTAAGGGGTGTTCAGCGTCCGCGACTTACAACGGACGGACGTCAGTTCTCTTCCATCACCGGGGGCTTCGGCGTTTGCTCGTTGGTGCCCTGGCTGTACGTCCACTGCACCGAGTATTGCAACAGCTCAGACACCGTATCGAAGCCCAGCTTTTCCTTGGCCCGTCGGCGGTAGGTTTCAATCGTTTTGCGCGACAAGTTCAGGCGCTCCTGAATGTCCTGCACGCTGTAGCCTTGTCCTAGCATCTGAAAGACCGCCATCTCGCGGTCCGTCAGCTCGTCGATGGCGAAGCTCGGCTCCGAGGAACGGCCCATGGCCACCTTGTTCAGGATGCGCGAAGCCATGCGGCGGCTGAGGTACACCTCGCCGTTTTGCACGCTTCGAATGGCCTCAAGAACGGTGCGGGTGGGCTCGCTCTTCATCAGGTAGCCCGAGGCGCCGGCCCGAATGGCCCGCTCGGCATACACGTTCTCGTCGTACATCGAAAAGACAATCATTTGCACGTCGGGAAGCTGTGCACGCACGTTCTGAACGAGGTCGAGGCCGTGCGCATCGTCCAAGGAAATGTCGACGACCGCCACATCGGGCGACAGTTTTTCCATGAGGTGAAAGGCCTCATCCGACGAGCTCGCCTCGCCAACAATTTCCATATCCATGGTGCCTTCGATGAGGTCGGCAATGGCCTCACGGATGGCCGGATGATCGTCAACAACAAAGATGCGTACGTGGTCGGTGGAGCGGGCGTTGGATTTCTTAGCCATGGGATTGGTAGATCGATCAACGAAGGGGATCCGAACAGCAGACGGAAGGTACAGGGCGCGTGGCACGCGTCGCGTAGACGTCATGGTACAAAACGCTAACGACAGAAGCACGCAGGAGTATGGTACGGAAGAAGCAACACCTAGAATATGCGCCAGTGACGGGCTGTGCGTGGTAGATTTGGAGCATATCCACAGCCCGTGGCTCCACCTCAATCACACCCAAGTCAAACGCTCTCAACAGCCGAAGGGCGCCACGTACACGCAACGGTCGTTCCGTTGCGCCGAGAGGACGTGATGTTCAGTTGGCCGCCGATGGCGCGCGCCCGGTACCGGATGCTGTGCAGGCCCAGTCCATCACTCGCGGCCCGCGGGTCGAATCCGTCGCCATTGTCGGCAATGCGGAGCAGCAGGCGCCCGTCGTCTGTGCGACGGAACACCACCTCGATGCATGTGGCCTCGGAATGCAGGCGGGCGTTACGCAGGGCTTCTTGGGCAATGCGGTAGAGCTGCATCTTGGCGTAGTCGTCCGTCACCTCGGCGCTGCCGTCGTGCATGTAGCAGCACGTTACGGCGTCGCGCTCCTGGTTGCAGCGCGTGGCGAGGTCGCGCAGCGCATGGGCAAGG comes from Salisaeta longa DSM 21114 and encodes:
- a CDS encoding response regulator transcription factor, which produces MAKKSNARSTDHVRIFVVDDHPAIREAIADLIEGTMDMEIVGEASSSDEAFHLMEKLSPDVAVVDISLDDAHGLDLVQNVRAQLPDVQMIVFSMYDENVYAERAIRAGASGYLMKSEPTRTVLEAIRSVQNGEVYLSRRMASRILNKVAMGRSSEPSFAIDELTDREMAVFQMLGQGYSVQDIQERLNLSRKTIETYRRRAKEKLGFDTVSELLQYSVQWTYSQGTNEQTPKPPVMEEN